A region from the Desmospora profundinema genome encodes:
- a CDS encoding anti-sigma factor domain-containing protein, which translates to MKRSRRHYVVLTPEGTFLKVPKRVDAEVGQEIAFEEVKKPFLPMALPGKTAMVGGVVAAIVLLAVFLPLLWIPTDAHAETYVYIDLNTSLELGVDKNSQVVEVRAFNPAGEALIQGLDWKGVPINQMVVMVLNRAQEQGYLKPHDRIIVSQVDKQKQDPEVSSKTLDEIKESIGGDPELTQSNVDLYTLPLPDVLKAEAEKTGLSPAKYAVWILAKRNGLDIAVDQLLELSMSEVMEMVDLTPILRNPPSEKEWEEWVKEEKQNEKDQAKSNEDNGDEDLDESDSSPDDSEHEDGDRSEAGQDPDNGETSNSSGNSTKEESKEGSSSSSQPDEDEGESEPTKPESDDSSSDSPSDSESNGSLGPEEGSD; encoded by the coding sequence GAAACGGGTCGACGCGGAGGTGGGCCAGGAAATCGCGTTTGAAGAAGTGAAAAAGCCGTTTCTCCCTATGGCGCTACCTGGAAAAACAGCCATGGTCGGCGGTGTGGTAGCCGCGATTGTGCTATTGGCGGTTTTCCTGCCCTTGTTGTGGATTCCCACGGACGCCCATGCGGAAACGTACGTCTATATTGACCTGAATACCAGCCTCGAGTTGGGGGTCGACAAAAACAGCCAGGTGGTGGAGGTACGAGCCTTCAACCCTGCGGGTGAAGCGTTGATCCAGGGATTGGATTGGAAAGGGGTCCCCATCAACCAAATGGTGGTTATGGTATTAAATCGTGCACAGGAGCAGGGGTACTTAAAACCTCATGACCGGATCATCGTTTCCCAAGTGGACAAACAAAAACAGGACCCCGAGGTTTCTAGCAAGACCCTGGATGAAATTAAAGAAAGCATTGGCGGGGATCCGGAATTAACGCAATCCAATGTGGACCTGTACACCTTGCCCCTGCCTGATGTCCTGAAGGCGGAAGCGGAAAAAACCGGTCTGTCACCGGCCAAGTACGCGGTTTGGATCCTGGCCAAGCGAAACGGTTTGGATATCGCGGTCGACCAATTGCTGGAGCTCTCCATGAGCGAAGTAATGGAAATGGTAGACTTAACCCCCATCTTGCGCAATCCACCTTCGGAGAAAGAATGGGAAGAATGGGTCAAGGAAGAAAAACAAAACGAAAAAGATCAAGCAAAATCCAATGAGGATAACGGCGACGAGGATTTGGATGAATCGGATTCATCACCCGATGATTCCGAACATGAGGACGGCGACCGTTCAGAGGCTGGACAGGATCCTGACAACGGGGAAACGTCCAACAGTTCCGGCAACTCCACAAAGGAAGAATCGAAGGAGGGGAGTTCTTCTTCGTCACAACCGGATGAGGATGAAGGAGAATCCGAACCAACGAAACCGGAGTCTGATGATTCATCTTCCGACTCTCCGTCGGATTCAGAGTCGAACGGGTCATTGGGACCGGAAGAGGGTTCCGATTGA
- a CDS encoding AbrB/MazE/SpoVT family DNA-binding domain-containing protein, with the protein MRGIGIVRKVDHLGRIVLPKELRDTMNINPHDGVEIFVNQDEIVLQKYNPSCIFCDSTDRLFYFKEKIVCESCLEESRSHVS; encoded by the coding sequence ATGAGAGGGATCGGAATCGTACGTAAAGTGGACCACCTGGGTCGAATCGTATTGCCCAAAGAGCTTCGGGATACGATGAACATCAATCCGCACGATGGCGTGGAGATCTTTGTAAATCAAGATGAGATCGTACTGCAAAAGTATAATCCATCCTGTATTTTCTGTGACTCGACGGATCGCCTTTTTTACTTCAAAGAGAAGATCGTTTGTGAGAGTTGTCTGGAAGAGTCTCGCAGTCATGTTTCGTGA